One genomic window of Cololabis saira isolate AMF1-May2022 chromosome 3, fColSai1.1, whole genome shotgun sequence includes the following:
- the LOC133441176 gene encoding LOW QUALITY PROTEIN: T-cell surface glycoprotein CD1b-like (The sequence of the model RefSeq protein was modified relative to this genomic sequence to represent the inferred CDS: deleted 1 base in 1 codon) produces the protein MFLLQLISGSLLLPLVMSSGSGKHSLWALATYISGSTQFPEFSVVLMLDDIQVGYYDSESDRMMRVDGAGKKEAELGLAKQAVFILQDMLQDMRKRLDVLRDDLNLTAPGVYVHQRLTGCEVRQGGQPEIIMFRDGANRQEADGLQYNMTHFLYFSGSRRQFQWDTLKQKYMQMLYSDIYLPFCVQTLQQLLEREKHLVMRRVRPRLRLLSKPGGGGGGAQITCLATDFYPRHINLTLLRDGEPVDENQMTVGSVLPNGNGLYQLRKTLMVDEEELQRKHKYTCAASHLSLDNRLEAESFRSFRVHVISAPLVLLLVVVILLLVLMMNMRKRSGSEGISMETQESHGASTDEGSEPGVEDQDVTAPLKQISSK, from the exons ATGTTTCTTCTCCAGCTGATATCGGGGTCTCTGCTCCTCCCCCTTGTGATGAGTTCAG GCTCGGGGAAACACTCGCTGTGGGCGTTGGCCACCTACATCTCAGGATCAACCCAGTTCCCAGAGTTCTCTGTGGTTCTGATGCTGGACGACATCCAGGTGGGGTACTACGACTCGGAAAGTGACCGCATGATGAGAGTCGATGGTGCAGGTAAGAAGGAGGCGGAGCTCGGCCTGGCAAAGCAAGCAGTCTTCATCCTGCAGGACATGCTGCAGGACATGAGGAAGAGGTTGGACGTGCTCAGAGATGACCTGAACCTGACCGCGCCAGGCGTGTACGTGCATCAGCGCCTGACAGGCTGCGAGGTCCGACAGGGCGGCCAACCAGAGATCATCATGTTCAGGGACGGCGCCAACAGGCAGGAAGCTGATGGTCTGCAGTACAACATGACCCACTTCTTGTACTTCAGCGGCAGCAGGAGGCAATTCCAGTGGGACACCCTGAAGCAGAAGTACATGCAGATGCTCTACTCAGACATCTACCTGCCATTCTGCGTCCAGACTCTGCAACAACTGCTGGAGCGTGAGAAGCACCTGGTGATGCGTCGTGTTCGACCTCGACTACGCCTCCTATCaaagccgggggggggggggggcggggcccagATCACCTGTCTGGCCACAGACTTCTACCCTCGACACATCAACCTGACGCTGCTGCGGGACGGTGAACCCGTGGACGAGAACCAAATGACTGTTGGCTCGGTGCTGCCCAACGGCAACGGTCTCTACCAGCTGAGGAAGACGCTGATggtggatgaagaggagctgcagaggaagCACAAGTACACCTGTGCAGCGTCTCACCTGAGTCTGGACAACCGGCTGGAG GCGGAGTCTTTCCGCTCATTCAGAGTCCACGTCATCTCTGCTCCCCTCGTCCTCCTGCTGGTTgtcgtcatcctgctgctggtgctgatgatGAATATGAGGAAGAGGTCAGGGTCAGAGggcatctccatggaaacacagGAGAGTCATGGAGCCAGCACTGATGAGGGATCGGAGCCAGGGGTGGAGGACCAGGACGTGACGGCTCCACTGAAGCAGATTTCATCCAAATAA
- the LOC133440351 gene encoding zinc finger protein OZF-like isoform X1, protein MSKVNHLREFIGQRLTAAAAEILSVFEKTILEYEEELDRQRRLLDLAWKPEIRLHRVELPQENVCKVEEDGVFSDQHLDNLERSCSPDQEEPGHPQTTELEEDSSGQEMKHEDVEVDVSLINVADVKVENGEPGPNCVQLLLHTSPEAQNKDEEGTESLCSDSSKTADPEPMRRHSDHEESAVRSDSNCKSKMTRTHMGKKVFSCSTCRKEFSKSCNFMDHVKIHTGERPYLCNTCGKTFTYLSYLKRHITMHTGEKPYICKTCGKSYRLHSHLVIHSRTHTDEKPYICKTCGKSYRERSHLVIHSRTHTGERPYLCNTCGKTFTKSYHLKSHIYTHTGEKPYICKTCGKSYGQSSNLVIHSRIHTGERPYLCNTCNKTFTKSSALKRHITTHTGREVILVQDVRQRF, encoded by the exons atgtctaaggtgaatcatctgagagagtttatcggtcagcgactaacagcagctgctgcagaaatattgtcagtgtttgaaaaaaccatcttggagtatgaagaagagctcgaccgtcagcgcagactgttggacctcgcctggaaacctgaaatcagactccacagagtcg aactcccacaagaaaatgtttgtaaggtggaggaggacggggttttcagtgaccagcacctggataacctggagaggagctgcagcccggaccaggaggaaccagggcatccacagactacagaactggaggaagactccagcggtcaggagatgaagcacgaggacgtagaggtggatgtctcattgatcaatgtcgctgatgtgaaagttgaaaatggtgaaccaggaccaaactgtgtccagctgctgttgcacacttctcctgaagctcaaaacaaagatgaagaagggactgaaagtttatgctcagactccagtaaaactgcagatccggagccaatgagacgacacagtGACCACGAAGAATCTGCTGTCcggtcagacagcaactgtaaatcaaagatgACCAGGACCCACATGGGGAAGAAGgtgttttcttgcagcacttgcaggaaagagttcagtaaaagttgtaATTTCATGGATCAcgtgaagatccacactggcgaaaggccgtacctgtgcaacacctgcggaaaaacctttacttatttatcatatcttaaacggcacataaccatgcacacgggcgagaagccctacatctgcaaaacatgtggaaaaagttacaggctacattcccacctggtgattcactcgaggacccacacggacgagaagccctacatctgcaaaacatgtggaaaaagttacagagaACGTTCccacctggtgattcactcgaggacccacaccggcgaaaggccgtacctgtgcaacacctgcggaaaaacctttactaaatcataccatcttaaaagccacatatacacgcacacgggcgagaagccctatatctgcaaaacatgtggaaaaagttacggGCAAAGTTCCAACCTGGTcattcactcgaggatccacaccggtgaaaggccgtacctgtgcaacacctgcaacaaaacctttactaaatcatcagctcttaaacgccacataaccacacacacgggGCGAGAAGTGATATTAGTGCAAGACGTGCgacaaaggttttag
- the LOC133440351 gene encoding zinc finger protein OZF-like isoform X2, translated as MSKVNHLREFIGQRLTAAAAEILSVFEKTILEYEEELDRQRRLLDLAWKPEIRLHRVENVCKVEEDGVFSDQHLDNLERSCSPDQEEPGHPQTTELEEDSSGQEMKHEDVEVDVSLINVADVKVENGEPGPNCVQLLLHTSPEAQNKDEEGTESLCSDSSKTADPEPMRRHSDHEESAVRSDSNCKSKMTRTHMGKKVFSCSTCRKEFSKSCNFMDHVKIHTGERPYLCNTCGKTFTYLSYLKRHITMHTGEKPYICKTCGKSYRLHSHLVIHSRTHTDEKPYICKTCGKSYRERSHLVIHSRTHTGERPYLCNTCGKTFTKSYHLKSHIYTHTGEKPYICKTCGKSYGQSSNLVIHSRIHTGERPYLCNTCNKTFTKSSALKRHITTHTGREVILVQDVRQRF; from the exons atgtctaaggtgaatcatctgagagagtttatcggtcagcgactaacagcagctgctgcagaaatattgtcagtgtttgaaaaaaccatcttggagtatgaagaagagctcgaccgtcagcgcagactgttggacctcgcctggaaacctgaaatcagactccacagagtcg aaaatgtttgtaaggtggaggaggacggggttttcagtgaccagcacctggataacctggagaggagctgcagcccggaccaggaggaaccagggcatccacagactacagaactggaggaagactccagcggtcaggagatgaagcacgaggacgtagaggtggatgtctcattgatcaatgtcgctgatgtgaaagttgaaaatggtgaaccaggaccaaactgtgtccagctgctgttgcacacttctcctgaagctcaaaacaaagatgaagaagggactgaaagtttatgctcagactccagtaaaactgcagatccggagccaatgagacgacacagtGACCACGAAGAATCTGCTGTCcggtcagacagcaactgtaaatcaaagatgACCAGGACCCACATGGGGAAGAAGgtgttttcttgcagcacttgcaggaaagagttcagtaaaagttgtaATTTCATGGATCAcgtgaagatccacactggcgaaaggccgtacctgtgcaacacctgcggaaaaacctttacttatttatcatatcttaaacggcacataaccatgcacacgggcgagaagccctacatctgcaaaacatgtggaaaaagttacaggctacattcccacctggtgattcactcgaggacccacacggacgagaagccctacatctgcaaaacatgtggaaaaagttacagagaACGTTCccacctggtgattcactcgaggacccacaccggcgaaaggccgtacctgtgcaacacctgcggaaaaacctttactaaatcataccatcttaaaagccacatatacacgcacacgggcgagaagccctatatctgcaaaacatgtggaaaaagttacggGCAAAGTTCCAACCTGGTcattcactcgaggatccacaccggtgaaaggccgtacctgtgcaacacctgcaacaaaacctttactaaatcatcagctcttaaacgccacataaccacacacacgggGCGAGAAGTGATATTAGTGCAAGACGTGCgacaaaggttttag